The Salana multivorans genome window below encodes:
- a CDS encoding carbohydrate ABC transporter permease: protein MTVTTPSRPAGLGTPSQRPRRLHWGRLLTPFGYLSPTILLLLVLMAVPIVMVIGYSVMDNVITNKNPELVGLANYLDILGDGAFWKAARNTFVFTAVSVVVHLVLGVTFAMLLNTELLGTWTKATFRVILVLPWLFTVAIIAVLWRMLLSPNGVVNFILEAVGLTGGQTEWLASPATALAAVTFINIWSGYPFYMISLLAGLQGIPRDLYEAAKVDGAGWWQRFFNITIPQLRPLLISLALLDFIWTTQQFALIWMTTGGGPIDATEVLSTFTYKLAFTKYQFAMAATSAVVILVMSMVLAFFYARSQKARD from the coding sequence ATGACCGTCACGACTCCCAGCCGGCCGGCTGGGCTGGGGACGCCGTCGCAGCGCCCCCGCCGGCTCCACTGGGGCCGGCTGCTCACCCCGTTCGGGTACCTCTCCCCGACGATCCTGCTCCTGCTCGTCCTCATGGCGGTGCCCATCGTCATGGTGATCGGGTACTCGGTGATGGACAACGTCATCACCAACAAGAACCCCGAGCTCGTCGGACTGGCGAACTACCTCGACATCCTCGGCGACGGCGCCTTCTGGAAGGCCGCGAGGAACACGTTCGTCTTCACGGCCGTCAGCGTCGTCGTCCACCTCGTCCTCGGCGTCACGTTCGCGATGCTGCTGAACACCGAGCTGCTGGGGACGTGGACCAAGGCGACGTTCCGCGTCATCCTCGTGCTGCCGTGGCTCTTCACCGTCGCGATCATCGCGGTGCTGTGGCGGATGCTGCTCTCACCCAACGGCGTGGTGAACTTCATCCTCGAGGCCGTCGGCCTCACGGGCGGGCAGACCGAGTGGCTCGCCAGCCCCGCGACCGCGCTCGCGGCCGTCACCTTCATCAACATCTGGTCGGGCTACCCGTTCTACATGATCAGCCTCCTCGCGGGGCTGCAGGGGATCCCGCGCGACCTCTACGAGGCGGCCAAGGTCGACGGCGCCGGCTGGTGGCAGCGGTTCTTCAACATCACCATCCCGCAGCTGCGCCCGCTGCTCATCAGCCTCGCGCTGCTCGACTTCATCTGGACGACCCAGCAGTTCGCGCTCATCTGGATGACGACGGGCGGCGGCCCCATCGACGCGACCGAGGTGCTCAGCACCTTCACGTACAAGCTCGCGTTCACCAAGTACCAGTTCGCGATGGCCGCGACGAGCGCCGTCGTCATCCTCGTCATGTCCATGGTCCTGGCGTTCTTCTACGCCCGTAGTCAGAAGGCGAGGGACTGA
- a CDS encoding ABC transporter substrate-binding protein produces the protein MVSRKHWLASVAGLAAVGLVAACGGGSGGGTSTGDGGGSTGGDGGGEQVTLEFQQWWEPELPSGEFRALIDKFEAENPGIKVELLSGPYASTKEQVIASAAAGTMPDVVGLDGAWVYDFAKQGSIADLTALMSEFGYDDSELASQIQVDGATYMIPVVNFVYPLYTNDALLADAGVTSIPSNRSEFSAAAQKIKDATSQPGWIFPLSLEQPSGIQNNVMSWVWASGGSMLKDGQPDLTNDDVSSAMAFLQQLWDDGVTAPGAFTMKEQDMVEEFTNGRVGMMIDSLAHINLIREANPDLEFSISAIPAQDGYDGERGIPYASWGIGVADNSDHKEEAWKLVSFLMSESTNSELSTMANAFPGNVGSKPDFADADPLIEKAFEIYQAGYPANEFTGLPVAEELMRQFSQEFQKALNGDQPMEDALANAQKSWEAEF, from the coding sequence ATGGTCAGTCGGAAGCACTGGCTCGCATCGGTTGCGGGTCTCGCTGCCGTCGGTCTCGTCGCCGCGTGCGGTGGCGGATCGGGCGGCGGTACGTCGACGGGGGACGGCGGCGGGTCGACGGGTGGTGACGGCGGCGGCGAGCAGGTCACGCTCGAGTTCCAGCAGTGGTGGGAGCCGGAGCTCCCGAGCGGTGAGTTCCGCGCGCTCATCGACAAGTTCGAGGCCGAGAACCCGGGGATCAAGGTCGAGCTCCTGTCCGGCCCGTACGCGTCGACCAAGGAGCAGGTGATCGCCAGCGCCGCCGCCGGCACGATGCCGGACGTCGTCGGCCTCGACGGCGCGTGGGTCTACGACTTCGCCAAGCAGGGCTCCATCGCCGACCTCACGGCGCTCATGAGCGAGTTCGGCTACGACGACTCCGAGCTGGCGAGCCAGATCCAGGTCGACGGCGCGACCTACATGATCCCGGTCGTCAACTTCGTCTACCCGCTCTACACGAACGACGCCCTGCTGGCGGACGCCGGCGTGACCTCGATCCCGTCGAACCGCTCCGAGTTCTCGGCCGCGGCCCAGAAGATCAAGGACGCCACGAGCCAGCCCGGGTGGATCTTCCCGCTCTCGCTGGAGCAGCCGAGCGGCATCCAGAACAACGTCATGTCCTGGGTGTGGGCGTCGGGCGGCTCGATGCTCAAGGACGGCCAGCCCGACCTCACCAACGACGACGTCTCGTCGGCCATGGCGTTCCTGCAGCAGCTCTGGGACGACGGGGTCACCGCGCCCGGCGCCTTCACCATGAAGGAGCAGGACATGGTCGAGGAGTTCACCAACGGCCGCGTCGGCATGATGATCGACTCCCTCGCCCACATCAACCTGATCCGCGAGGCGAACCCCGACCTCGAGTTCAGCATCTCGGCCATCCCGGCGCAGGACGGCTACGACGGCGAGCGGGGCATCCCCTACGCCTCGTGGGGCATCGGCGTCGCGGACAACAGCGACCACAAGGAGGAGGCGTGGAAGCTCGTCTCGTTCCTCATGAGCGAGTCCACCAACTCCGAGCTCTCGACGATGGCGAACGCCTTCCCCGGCAACGTCGGCTCCAAGCCCGACTTCGCGGACGCCGACCCGCTGATCGAGAAGGCGTTCGAGATCTACCAGGCCGGCTACCCGGCCAACGAGTTCACGGGCCTGCCCGTCGCCGAGGAGCTCATGCGCCAGTTCTCGCAGGAGTTCCAGAAGGCCCTCAACGGTGACCAGCCGATGGAGGACGCCCTCGCCAACGCCCAGAAGTCCTGGGAAGCCGAGTTCTAG
- a CDS encoding DeoR/GlpR family DNA-binding transcription regulator: protein MATTQGSETISTGRRLPAGRKAELASYVNGVGEVTVAQLAERFEVSPDTIRRDLDRLDADGVLLRTHGGAVSLSGFPKPDSALDVRIRVQAEAKERIGELAAGLVEDNTAITVNSGTTTLALARHLRGHRELTIATNNLRLPQEISPECVRDLYLIGGTVRFVSQATVGPVVFESAENPGDVHIRADLALIAVGAVSVEQGWSTSNLGEAAMMAGMINRAAKVAVLADSSKFGRQLFARIASFEAADYLVTERAPEGELAEALAAAGVEVITP, encoded by the coding sequence ATGGCAACGACGCAGGGGAGTGAGACCATCAGCACGGGTAGGCGGCTTCCCGCCGGGCGCAAGGCCGAGCTCGCGTCCTACGTCAACGGCGTGGGGGAGGTGACGGTCGCGCAGCTCGCCGAGCGGTTCGAGGTGTCGCCCGACACCATCCGGCGCGACCTCGACCGGCTCGACGCCGACGGCGTCCTGCTCCGCACGCACGGGGGAGCCGTCAGCCTCTCCGGGTTCCCCAAGCCCGACTCGGCGCTCGACGTGCGCATCCGCGTCCAGGCCGAGGCGAAGGAGCGGATCGGCGAGCTGGCCGCGGGCCTCGTCGAGGACAACACCGCCATCACGGTCAACTCCGGCACGACGACGCTCGCCCTCGCCCGGCACCTGCGCGGCCACCGGGAGCTGACCATCGCGACGAACAACCTGCGCCTGCCGCAGGAGATCAGCCCCGAGTGCGTCCGCGACCTCTACCTCATCGGCGGCACCGTGCGGTTCGTCTCGCAGGCGACGGTCGGCCCCGTCGTGTTCGAGTCCGCCGAGAACCCCGGCGACGTGCACATCCGCGCCGACCTCGCGCTCATCGCGGTCGGGGCGGTCTCCGTCGAGCAGGGCTGGTCGACCAGCAACCTCGGCGAGGCCGCGATGATGGCCGGGATGATCAACCGCGCCGCGAAGGTCGCGGTCCTCGCGGACTCCTCGAAGTTCGGCCGCCAGCTCTTCGCGCGGATCGCCTCGTTCGAGGCCGCCGACTACCTCGTCACCGAGCGGGCACCCGAGGGCGAGCTCGCCGAGGCGCTCGCCGCCGCGGGCGTCGAGGTCATCACCCCCTAG
- a CDS encoding ketose-bisphosphate aldolase, giving the protein MALCTLREVLDHARAGGYGVGAFNVTDIEQVEAVLDAARRTASPVIVQTIAGASAFASDELFWDLLLRTVDHYEDVPVVVHLDHGPDAETCFRAIDAGFSSVMIDGSLDPETHQPMSFDDNIAVTLRVVEYAHERGVSVEGELGTIGGSKDGATHAEIVLADPDEAAEFVARTGVDALAVAIGTSHGAYKFTSPPDSTVLHMDLIEEIAGRIPGTHLVMHGSSSLPAHLREIINAHGGALPESWGVPEEEKARSTTLGVTKINQGMDSHMAYAAAMRAHLASTPLAADPAPAASAGRTAMSDMVAERMVVFGQAGKAADYTPVVFRSPAALPR; this is encoded by the coding sequence ATGGCACTTTGTACACTCCGCGAGGTCCTCGACCATGCCCGAGCCGGCGGCTACGGCGTCGGCGCGTTCAACGTCACCGACATCGAGCAGGTCGAGGCCGTGCTCGACGCCGCGCGTCGCACCGCGTCGCCCGTCATCGTCCAGACGATCGCCGGAGCCTCCGCCTTCGCCTCCGACGAGCTGTTCTGGGACCTGCTGCTGCGGACGGTCGACCACTACGAGGACGTCCCGGTCGTCGTGCACCTGGACCACGGGCCGGACGCCGAGACCTGCTTCCGCGCCATCGACGCCGGCTTCTCCAGCGTCATGATCGACGGCAGCCTCGACCCCGAGACGCACCAGCCGATGAGCTTCGACGACAACATCGCCGTCACGCTCCGGGTGGTCGAGTACGCGCACGAGCGCGGCGTCTCCGTCGAGGGCGAGCTGGGCACGATCGGTGGGTCGAAGGACGGCGCCACGCACGCCGAGATCGTCCTCGCCGACCCGGACGAGGCCGCCGAGTTCGTGGCGCGCACCGGCGTGGACGCGCTCGCCGTCGCCATCGGCACGTCGCACGGCGCATACAAGTTCACCAGCCCGCCCGACTCGACCGTGCTGCACATGGACCTGATCGAGGAGATCGCAGGCCGGATCCCCGGCACGCACCTCGTCATGCACGGCTCGTCGTCGCTGCCGGCGCACCTGCGCGAGATCATCAACGCCCACGGCGGCGCGCTCCCGGAGTCGTGGGGCGTCCCGGAGGAGGAGAAGGCCCGCTCCACGACGCTCGGCGTCACGAAGATCAACCAGGGCATGGACTCGCACATGGCCTACGCGGCCGCGATGCGCGCGCACCTCGCCTCGACCCCGCTCGCCGCCGACCCCGCGCCCGCGGCGAGCGCCGGACGGACCGCGATGTCGGACATGGTGGCGGAGCGGATGGTCGTGTTCGGCCAGGCGGGGAAGGCGGCGGACTACACGCCCGTCGTGTTCCGCTCGCCGGCCGCGCTGCCGCGCTGA
- a CDS encoding FGGY family carbohydrate kinase, translated as MNEDVLVGVDIGSSRVKAAAYRRDGTLAAIADAPTPVVTHAEGDDFPVLEMLAAAAGAVRGLRLPPASIVGLAVTSMGEVGTVLADDGLRDVVFPSWYDGRGVDVVDHLELTWGARELRDRTGRHARLVSTVAKLGSVPSVPAGTFVGVAGAFVWQLTGEAWQEASLAASSGVYDVVRRTYLDDVWASAGLAHVALPPVRRPGAWSPASTDLATELGLAPGAPVVIAGHDHPVASLGAGARPGEVVDSIGTGEAVIAVVRPDLAADPDHLPSLLDLDPYLSVEMWPSTGEQLVVWERMRPGLAMRTFLDRADLDRTTLDATAPAPRAPRRVDEEVSLALEAGRAVDLAYDATAWGELTDYYVLLAQRGELLVRRVTGADGATVLTGGGLRSPRWRAAKAELATTGVDVSTVTETATRGCAAMVGVASGWWEQAEAMPGTGRVHVRPGAVDAMDRAAQVLGG; from the coding sequence GTGAACGAGGACGTGCTGGTCGGGGTCGACATCGGCAGCTCGCGGGTCAAGGCCGCCGCGTACCGCCGCGACGGGACGCTCGCGGCGATCGCCGACGCGCCGACACCGGTCGTGACGCACGCCGAGGGGGACGACTTCCCGGTGCTGGAGATGCTGGCCGCCGCGGCCGGCGCCGTCCGGGGACTCCGGCTCCCACCTGCGTCGATCGTCGGTCTCGCGGTCACGTCGATGGGCGAGGTCGGCACGGTCCTCGCCGACGACGGGCTGCGGGACGTCGTCTTCCCGTCCTGGTACGACGGACGCGGGGTCGACGTCGTCGACCACCTCGAGCTGACGTGGGGCGCGCGCGAGCTGCGCGACCGGACCGGCCGGCACGCGCGGCTGGTCTCGACCGTCGCCAAGCTCGGCTCCGTCCCGTCCGTGCCCGCCGGCACCTTCGTCGGAGTTGCGGGTGCTTTCGTCTGGCAGCTCACGGGAGAGGCGTGGCAGGAGGCGTCGCTGGCCGCGTCGAGCGGGGTGTACGACGTCGTGCGACGCACGTACCTCGACGACGTCTGGGCGAGCGCCGGGCTCGCGCACGTCGCCCTGCCGCCGGTGCGGCGGCCTGGCGCGTGGAGCCCGGCGAGCACCGACCTGGCGACCGAGCTCGGCCTCGCGCCCGGCGCCCCCGTCGTGATCGCCGGCCACGACCACCCGGTCGCCTCCCTCGGGGCCGGCGCGCGACCCGGCGAGGTGGTCGACTCGATCGGGACGGGCGAGGCGGTCATCGCCGTCGTGCGCCCCGACCTCGCCGCCGACCCGGACCACCTCCCATCGCTCCTCGACCTCGACCCGTACCTGAGCGTCGAGATGTGGCCGTCGACCGGGGAGCAGCTCGTCGTCTGGGAGCGGATGCGGCCGGGTCTCGCGATGCGCACGTTCCTGGACCGGGCGGACCTCGACCGCACGACGCTCGACGCGACCGCGCCCGCCCCGCGCGCGCCCCGCCGCGTCGACGAGGAGGTCTCGCTCGCGCTCGAGGCCGGCCGAGCGGTCGACCTGGCCTACGACGCCACCGCCTGGGGCGAGCTCACCGACTACTACGTCCTGCTCGCGCAGCGCGGCGAGCTGCTGGTGCGCCGGGTGACGGGCGCCGACGGCGCCACCGTCCTCACCGGCGGCGGGCTGCGCTCGCCGCGGTGGCGCGCGGCCAAGGCCGAGCTGGCGACGACCGGCGTGGACGTCTCGACGGTGACCGAGACCGCGACCCGCGGCTGCGCAGCGATGGTCGGCGTCGCCAGCGGCTGGTGGGAGCAGGCGGAGGCGATGCCGGGCACGGGGCGCGTGCACGTGCGCCCCGGCGCCGTCGACGCCATGGACCGCGCGGCGCAGGTGCTCGGTGGCTGA
- a CDS encoding DeoR/GlpR family DNA-binding transcription regulator, translating into MHASQRREAILAAVFARGTVLTRDLAAQLNVSEVTIRNDFEALEKQGRVARVHGGVTMSEVPLMGFAARSGQNVEAKQRISAAAARLISDGSTIILDSGTTIFELARQLPTVSDLVVLTPGINIALALMEVSGVHVRLLGGRVAPGIAATVGSARQQGIEGEIAHLAFLGAGAIDADHDVVEGSLDIAESKRTLAGTARRRVLLADSTKWFTFDRHKVMNVADFDTVITDDAMPESTREAIRATGTELIVA; encoded by the coding sequence GTGCATGCTTCCCAACGTCGCGAAGCGATTCTGGCGGCGGTTTTCGCCCGTGGGACCGTTCTTACCAGGGACCTCGCCGCCCAGCTCAACGTCTCCGAGGTGACGATCCGCAACGACTTCGAGGCGCTGGAGAAGCAGGGACGGGTCGCCCGCGTGCACGGCGGCGTCACGATGTCCGAGGTCCCCCTCATGGGGTTCGCGGCCCGCTCGGGACAGAACGTCGAGGCGAAGCAGCGGATCTCGGCGGCGGCCGCCCGGCTCATCAGCGACGGCTCGACCATCATCCTCGACTCCGGGACGACCATCTTCGAGCTGGCGCGCCAGCTCCCCACGGTCTCCGACCTCGTCGTCCTGACGCCGGGGATCAACATCGCGCTCGCGCTCATGGAGGTCTCCGGGGTGCACGTCCGCCTCCTCGGCGGCCGCGTCGCCCCCGGGATCGCCGCGACGGTCGGTTCGGCCCGTCAGCAGGGCATCGAGGGCGAGATCGCCCACCTCGCGTTCCTCGGCGCCGGCGCGATCGACGCCGACCACGACGTCGTGGAGGGCTCGCTCGACATCGCCGAGTCCAAGCGGACGCTCGCCGGGACGGCCCGGCGACGCGTGCTGCTCGCCGACTCCACCAAGTGGTTCACGTTCGACCGGCACAAGGTGATGAACGTGGCCGACTTCGACACCGTCATCACCGACGACGCCATGCCCGAGTCGACGCGGGAGGCGATCCGCGCGACCGGCACCGAGCTCATCGTCGCCTGA
- a CDS encoding ABC transporter substrate-binding protein, protein MQRKLAMVAALGAATALALAGCSSSNPGTGGTTGSGSTDGSSGSTDGGGSGGDITLDFSQWWEVELAPGVMRGLMDRFEEENPGVTVNLISNPYSATVDLQTSAAATGTLACLVAINGASVYDLKTQGAITNLSTLMDEAGFDPSTLVSNDQIDGATYMVRALNFAYPMYYNLDLLEAAGITKLPETRSEFEDAATKVTNPDTNVYAWSLPINVQSPAGFDSQSWLWASGGRFLKDRKPNFETPEIANWLGFLKSQYDAGVITPGAFTQQEQQKVEEFTAGRNAMMNGSLAHISGIRESNPDLSFDIGYVPVEDGFTGERGLAGASWGMGIAENCEHKAEAWKLVEFVMSTDVNSELATEATGFPGSVDAVPGYVDGDPLYEKAFEVYQNSEFVTELEGLPNALDLNRNLNENLVRLLQGDATIEETQSSLQEYWTGVLG, encoded by the coding sequence ATGCAGCGCAAGCTTGCGATGGTCGCGGCACTCGGGGCGGCGACGGCGCTCGCCCTGGCTGGATGCTCGTCGTCGAACCCCGGCACGGGTGGGACGACCGGCTCGGGCAGCACCGACGGGTCGTCGGGCTCGACCGACGGCGGCGGCTCGGGCGGCGACATCACGCTCGACTTCAGCCAGTGGTGGGAGGTGGAGCTCGCACCGGGCGTCATGCGCGGTCTCATGGACCGGTTCGAGGAGGAGAACCCGGGCGTCACGGTCAACCTCATCTCGAACCCCTACTCGGCCACCGTCGACCTCCAGACCTCCGCCGCCGCGACGGGGACGCTCGCCTGCCTCGTCGCCATCAACGGCGCGAGCGTGTACGACCTGAAGACGCAGGGCGCCATCACGAACCTCAGCACCCTCATGGACGAGGCCGGGTTCGACCCGTCGACGCTGGTCAGCAACGACCAGATCGACGGCGCCACCTACATGGTGCGGGCGCTCAACTTCGCGTACCCGATGTACTACAACCTGGACCTGCTCGAGGCCGCGGGCATCACCAAGCTGCCCGAGACGCGCTCGGAGTTCGAGGACGCGGCCACCAAGGTCACCAACCCGGACACCAACGTCTACGCGTGGTCGCTGCCGATCAACGTCCAGTCCCCCGCCGGGTTCGACTCCCAGTCCTGGCTCTGGGCCTCGGGCGGCCGGTTCCTCAAGGACCGCAAGCCGAACTTCGAGACCCCGGAGATCGCGAACTGGCTCGGGTTCCTCAAGTCGCAGTACGACGCCGGCGTCATCACGCCCGGTGCCTTCACGCAGCAGGAGCAGCAGAAGGTCGAGGAGTTCACGGCCGGTCGCAACGCCATGATGAACGGCTCGCTCGCCCACATCTCGGGCATCCGCGAGTCCAACCCCGACCTCAGCTTCGACATCGGGTACGTCCCGGTCGAGGACGGGTTCACGGGTGAGCGCGGCCTCGCCGGCGCGAGCTGGGGCATGGGCATCGCCGAGAACTGCGAGCACAAGGCCGAGGCCTGGAAGCTCGTCGAGTTCGTCATGAGCACCGACGTCAACTCGGAGCTCGCCACCGAGGCGACCGGCTTCCCGGGGTCGGTCGACGCCGTCCCGGGCTACGTCGACGGCGACCCGCTGTACGAGAAGGCCTTCGAGGTCTACCAGAACAGCGAGTTCGTGACCGAGCTCGAGGGCCTGCCGAACGCGCTGGACCTCAACCGCAACCTCAACGAGAACCTCGTCCGGCTCCTGCAGGGCGACGCGACCATCGAGGAGACGCAGTCCTCGCTCCAGGAGTACTGGACCGGCGTCCTGGGCTAG
- a CDS encoding carbohydrate ABC transporter permease, which produces MTAPPLVRTSRTPHPVRRSRRLRDNLTAYTYMSPTILVMALMMATPVVMVFIYSTLSNVVMVKDSTFVGAANFATLFGDPIFRKAIGNTLMFTAASVTFHLVLGMLFALMLNSTLMPRLASSIFRVVYILPWVFTASIVVILWQLLLNPNGVVNYLLRTLHLIDQRVEWFSNPDLALLTVIFINIWAGYPFFMVSLLAGLQGIPADLFEAAQVDGAGGVGRFFHITVPQLMPIIVAMAMLDFIWNMQQFPIVWLATGGGPLNATETIATYTYNLAFSKHQFSLAAASGVVLFLVSMVVALVYVRHQKARD; this is translated from the coding sequence ATGACCGCACCCCCGCTCGTGCGCACGAGTCGCACGCCCCACCCCGTCCGCCGCTCCCGTCGGCTCCGCGACAACCTGACGGCGTACACCTACATGTCGCCGACCATCCTCGTGATGGCGCTCATGATGGCCACCCCCGTCGTCATGGTCTTCATCTACTCCACGCTGAGCAACGTGGTGATGGTGAAGGACTCGACCTTCGTCGGCGCCGCCAACTTCGCCACCCTGTTCGGCGACCCGATCTTCCGCAAGGCGATCGGGAACACGCTCATGTTCACGGCCGCGTCGGTCACGTTCCACCTCGTCCTCGGGATGCTGTTCGCGCTCATGCTCAACAGCACGCTCATGCCGCGGCTGGCGTCGTCGATCTTCCGGGTGGTCTACATCCTGCCGTGGGTGTTCACCGCGTCGATCGTCGTCATCCTCTGGCAGCTCCTGCTCAACCCGAACGGCGTCGTCAACTACCTGCTGCGCACGCTCCACCTCATCGATCAGCGCGTCGAGTGGTTCTCCAACCCCGATCTCGCGCTGCTCACCGTCATCTTCATCAACATCTGGGCCGGCTACCCGTTCTTCATGGTGAGCCTGCTCGCCGGTCTCCAGGGCATCCCGGCCGACCTGTTCGAGGCGGCCCAGGTGGACGGCGCTGGCGGCGTCGGCCGGTTCTTCCACATCACGGTGCCCCAGCTCATGCCGATCATCGTGGCGATGGCGATGCTCGACTTCATCTGGAACATGCAGCAGTTCCCGATCGTCTGGCTCGCCACCGGCGGCGGGCCGCTCAACGCGACCGAGACCATCGCGACCTACACCTACAACCTGGCCTTCTCCAAGCACCAGTTCTCGCTCGCGGCGGCGAGCGGCGTCGTCCTCTTCCTCGTGTCGATGGTCGTCGCCCTGGTCTACGTGCGCCACCAGAAGGCGAGGGACTGA
- a CDS encoding carbohydrate ABC transporter permease: MTTATHPARDVRADRGPSASRRRRLIRVWLWIGTLVGAFYAGGPVLWMLTSSVKPNTEIFAYPPTFIPERFTLAAYAEILGNPEKVRFFLNSYTVAAGVVLLTLFAGIMAGYALSRFDFRFKGPLGAIIISIQAVPPITLLIPYFGLVVWLRLYDTLWALILTYMVATIPYAILMMTGYFNTIPKDLDEAVKIDGGGTFRTLWRFLVPIARPGIVSVGAYTFMVAWNEYLFALTLTQNRSNRTVPVGIQLLMGEHSFQWSEMMAMSVLGCLPVLILFLFFQRQFVGGMTAGAVKT; encoded by the coding sequence ATGACGACCGCAACCCACCCCGCCCGGGACGTCCGGGCCGACCGCGGTCCGAGCGCCAGCCGTCGACGGCGGCTGATCCGCGTCTGGCTGTGGATCGGGACGCTGGTCGGCGCCTTCTACGCCGGCGGCCCCGTCCTGTGGATGCTCACCAGCTCGGTCAAGCCGAACACGGAGATCTTCGCCTACCCGCCGACGTTCATCCCCGAGCGCTTCACCCTCGCCGCGTACGCCGAGATCCTCGGCAACCCGGAGAAGGTCCGGTTCTTCCTCAACAGCTACACGGTCGCCGCCGGCGTCGTGCTGCTCACGCTGTTCGCCGGCATCATGGCCGGCTACGCGCTCAGCCGGTTCGACTTCCGATTCAAGGGGCCGCTCGGCGCGATCATCATCTCGATCCAGGCGGTCCCGCCGATCACGCTGCTCATCCCGTACTTCGGGCTCGTCGTCTGGCTGCGGCTCTACGACACCCTGTGGGCGCTCATCCTCACCTACATGGTGGCGACGATCCCGTACGCGATCCTCATGATGACGGGGTACTTCAACACCATCCCCAAGGACCTCGACGAGGCCGTGAAGATCGACGGCGGCGGCACCTTCCGCACGCTGTGGCGGTTCCTCGTGCCGATCGCGCGGCCGGGCATCGTCTCGGTCGGCGCGTACACGTTCATGGTCGCCTGGAACGAGTACCTGTTCGCCCTGACGCTGACGCAGAACCGCTCCAACCGCACCGTCCCCGTCGGGATCCAGCTCCTCATGGGCGAGCACTCGTTCCAGTGGAGCGAGATGATGGCGATGAGCGTGCTCGGCTGCCTGCCGGTGCTCATCCTCTTCCTGTTCTTCCAGCGGCAGTTCGTCGGGGGAATGACCGCGGGGGCCGTCAAGACGTAG
- a CDS encoding ketose-bisphosphate aldolase gives MLLSGTDILAPAAANGFAVPAYNISDYGMMVAAIAACEEVGSPMFIAIHPSEWELVGDPFVASALEVARTSSVPVAIHLDHGATFEQAMAAVRLGFTSVMIDGSLLPYEQNVELTRRVVESAHAAGVSVEGEIGTIGPRDPRSAEEMKRFSYTTPEEASQFVADTGVDSLAVAIGTAHGVYPPGVKPEINVELVSRIAATVGVPLVLHGGSGAVDAEVTEAVSRGIAKVNVSADMKLAYFARLREVLSDPAVREPHDAYPPALDALKAAVRHKAEVFASVGAARHYDYRPVGLRAPIWTASAAPVLEH, from the coding sequence ATGCTGCTCTCCGGCACCGACATCCTCGCTCCCGCGGCGGCGAACGGCTTCGCCGTCCCCGCCTACAACATCTCCGACTACGGGATGATGGTCGCCGCCATCGCCGCGTGCGAGGAGGTCGGCTCCCCGATGTTCATCGCGATCCACCCGTCGGAGTGGGAGCTGGTCGGCGACCCGTTCGTCGCCTCCGCGCTCGAGGTCGCTCGCACGTCGTCGGTCCCGGTGGCGATCCACCTCGACCACGGGGCGACGTTCGAGCAGGCCATGGCCGCCGTCCGGCTGGGCTTCACGTCCGTCATGATCGACGGCTCGCTCCTGCCGTACGAGCAGAACGTGGAGCTGACGCGGCGCGTCGTGGAGTCGGCGCACGCGGCCGGCGTCTCCGTCGAGGGCGAGATCGGCACGATCGGGCCGCGCGACCCGCGCAGCGCGGAGGAGATGAAGCGCTTCTCCTACACGACGCCGGAGGAGGCGAGCCAGTTCGTCGCCGACACCGGCGTGGACTCCCTCGCCGTCGCGATCGGGACGGCGCACGGCGTGTACCCGCCGGGCGTCAAGCCGGAGATCAACGTCGAGCTGGTCTCGCGGATCGCCGCGACGGTCGGGGTCCCGCTCGTCCTGCACGGCGGCTCGGGCGCCGTCGACGCGGAGGTCACCGAGGCGGTCTCCCGCGGCATCGCCAAGGTCAACGTGTCCGCCGACATGAAGCTCGCCTACTTCGCCCGGCTGCGCGAGGTGCTGAGCGACCCGGCCGTCCGTGAGCCGCACGACGCCTACCCGCCCGCGCTCGACGCGCTCAAGGCGGCCGTCCGGCACAAGGCGGAGGTGTTCGCGTCGGTCGGGGCCGCGCGGCACTACGACTACCGCCCGGTCGGTCTGCGCGCGCCCATCTGGACGGCGTCCGCCGCCCCCGTCCTGGAGCACTGA